The Polaromonas sp. SP1 DNA window TGCGCGAAAGGTACTGCGCCAGGTTTATGCCGCCAGGCCGGCAGACGCCCATGGGTGGCGCCACCGATCTGGCCACGCGCGTCAGGCCAGCAGCACCTGCTGCAGGGCCTCGCGGTTGGGGTCGATCTCCAGCCGCTCGTAAATCACCTTCACGTACTCGGCCACGGTGTGCCGGCTGATGCTGAGCTGGTCGGAGATCTCGGCGACGGTTTTGCCTTCGCTGAAAAGCAGGGCCACCTCTTGCTGGCGCGGGGCCAGGTCCAGGCGGTGCAGGCCCTTCCAGGCTTTGAGTGAGCGGGGAATGAAGTGAAGCACGCGCACACCGACGGCTTTTTCGTGGGCGCCGTCCAGCCATGAGCCTTTGAAGACAAACTTGCCCCAGCTGTTGCGGCATTCAAAAAAAGGCGGGCGGGCGTTGCGGCCTTCAAAGATGAACACCAGTCGCTGGTGCAGCCGCTTGAGCTGGGGTGTGATGTTGTGTGAATCGAGATGGATCAGCGCGTTGCCGTCGATGCGGTCGTGGCTGGCCATCCACAGCAGGCGGCGGGCCTCGTGGTCCTGGTAGCGCAGGGCGCCGTCGCCGTTGAGCACCACCAGGCCTTCGCTGTCGGCGCTCTCGAACGCGTTGGCCACGCCGATGTTGACCGAGAGCGCATGCCGCAGGTAGGGCTCCAGCTGCGCCAGTTTTTCGTGGTCTGCCTGGGTAAACGGCTTGTCTGACGAAGACCGCAGCAGCGACAGCAAGCCCTTGGGCGCGCCCCGGATGTCGTGGGCCACCAGGTACAACATATAGCGGCCGTCGCACGGGCGCATGACGTCCTGGTACAGGCCTGAGCGCAGGTAGGCGTCGGCGCCTTCCTCGGCGCAGCCCAGCGTGCCGGAGGCGTTGGTGCGCATCAAATCGGCAAACGCCGGCATGACCCCGGGGTACTCAACCTTGGAGTTGTGGTTGAAGAAGCGCTGCACGGCGCTGATGTCGGTGAAACCGTCGCCGCTGTAGTTCACGGGCTGCAGCGTTTTGCCCTCGCACCAGATGAAGTGGCTGGTGTCGCAGCCCAGCCATTCCCGAACCACCTCAAGGAACTTGGCCATGAAGATTTCTTCGGGCAAGGCCATGCTGCAGAGCTGGCGAATGCTGGCTACCGTTCGCGAGTTGGACCGGGCGGGGGTTCTCATCGGCTCATTCTATTAGGGGGCTTTGGGCCACAACCCCCTGCCGCAGGGGGGTGCCTGGGCAGGGTTGGCTTCCTACGCTTTCAGGTCCCGGGCGCTGTCGCTTATCACCACAGCAGCGCCTCCCCATCCTGCCCCTTGAAAGTTCCCGGCTCATGTCGCACACCCTTACTCCCTCACGCCACCAGACCATCCGCAAACTGGTGCGCATCACCGCCAAACCGAATCAGGCCGCCGTGCTGGGCGGCGCGCTGCGCGAGCTGGAATTTGCCACGCGGCAGGAGCCAGGCTGCCTGGAGTTTGTCTTCTTTCAGGCGCTTTCAGCACCCCATTCCTTTGTCTTGCTGGAAGCCTTCAGGGACCAGGCCGCGCTCGACAGCCACATGGCGCTGCCGCACACGCGGCGCTTCTTTGAGGCCGACCTGACGGCCGACGTGAGCGCCCAGGACATCGGCTGACGATCAGCGAACGGACTGGCATGCGCGCGGCCCGCACGCCGCTTTGAAGGGCGCAGTTACACAGTGGCCGCGCCAAACCCCCCTGCGCCGGGGGGAGTTTGCGCACCCGCGCATTTCTAAACTTTTTCTGAACCCTTCCCTCTTTCACGCGCCGCCACAGCCTCGCTGCTTTTTTGGCGCTCTCCCAAAGGAAATCATGTTGAAAAAATTCAGGCTCAACCCCATGGTGTGGGCGCTCGCGAGCGCTTTCGCACTGCCTGCCGGCGCGCAATCGGTGCTTGACCTCGGCAGCCTGGGCAGGGAGACCGAGCCCGCCGCCATTTCATCGGACGGCAGCACCGTGGTGGGCATCGCTGTGCTGCCTGGATCGGCACGGGTCAACCGCGCCTTTCGCTGGACGGAAAAAGAAGGCTTGCAGAATATGCAATTGCCCGCGCTTGACAGCCGCGCCATGGGCGTTTCCCGCGACGGCAGTGTCATCGCAGGCAGGTTCTCCGCCGGCACACGGCAGGGCGCATTTCGCTGGACGGCGGCGACGGGCATGCAGGACATCGGCACGCTGGGCGGCCTCAGCAGCTATAGCGCGGTGGTCTCCGATGACGGCATCGTCATGGCGGGCGCGTCGGACCCCGCCACCGGTGAGCGCAAGGCCTATCGATGGACGGCTGCGGGCGGAATGACGAACCTGGGCGTCCTCGGGACAGGTACGTACAGCGAGGCTACGGGCCTGTCGGCAGATGGATCAGTCGTGGTCGGCTACGGCAACATTGCCCGCGGCGGCTCTCAACACGCCTTTCGCTGGACGTCCGCCGGCATGACGGACCTTGGCACGCTGGGCGGCCCCGGCAGCCAGGCCAATGCCGTGTCCGGCGACGGCACAGTGGTGGTCGGGTTTTCGCAACTGGTGAGTGCCGGTCCCGCGCAGGCTTTTCGCTGGACGCAAGCAGACGGCATGCAACACCTTGGCAGCCTGAGCACTGCCACCGGCAATAGCGCCGCCTACGGTATTTCCCGCGACGGCAAGGTGATCGTCGGCTATGCGCCGGGAATCGCCACATCCCTGACCGCCTTCCGCTGGACCGAGGCCACCGGCATGCAATCGGTCACCGACTGGCTCACCAGCAACGGAGCGTCCGTTGCGGGATGGACCCTCAGCCTCGCAACTTCGGCCAACGAAGACGGAAGCGTGTTGGTGGGGACCGGCTGGGCGCCGGGTGCAAGCGCCAGCCGGGGTTGGATCGCCCGCGTATCGCCTTACGGCTCCGGCATCATGCAACCCGACAACTACGTGCAAAGCACCATGGTCGTCAACCAGGCGTGGGCGAATGCCAACCAGCACCTCACGCGCATGGTGATGTGGGGCGCGCACCACCGGCCGCTGGCTTCTTACAAGCTCAACGGCCAGAGCTGCTTCTGGGCCACGGGCGACCTGGGCCACCGCGGCGGCGAGCGCGCCGTGACCGACACGGCCGGCGAATTCGGCCTGTGCCGGGACTTTGCCGGTGGCGCGGTTCGCGCCGGCATAGGCCTGGGCTTCGGCAGGCAAAGCCAGGACCTCGGCCAGTTCGGCTCCGCCAAAACCGGCGGCAACCATGTGGTGGCCGAAGTCAATTACCAGACACAGGCCGGCCCGTTGCTGTCGGTCACAGGCATGCATGGACGGTGGACTGCAGACGTCACCCGGGGCTATATCGGCGGCTCGGGTACGGACTACTCACGAGGCAGCACCGATGTGCAGTCCACCGCCTTGCGCCTTCGCGCCGACTGGAACGACGCCTGGGCCCTGGGCGCGACCGCGCTGTCGCCTTATGGGGCGCTCACCGCCACGCGCACCACCACCGGCGGCTACACCGAAAGCGGCGGCGGCTTCCCCGCGCGCTTTGACGCGCAAACGCAGTCGGGCCTGGAAGCACGCCTGGGCGTGGCGGCGGGCTACCCGCTGACGCCGGCCACGCGCCTGCGCGCCACGCTGGAAGGCATACGCCGCCTGGATGGCGACACGCCGCGCACCTCGGGCCAGGTGCTGGGCCTCTTCAGCTTCAGCCAGCCGGGCCTGAGCGAGTCAAAGACCTGGATGCGCGCGGGGTTGGACATTGATCACCAGATCAACAACTCCACGCTGCTGGGCTTTTCCGTGCACGCCGCCAGCCGGGGCGACGACCCGCGCCTGACAGCGGCGGTGACCTTGCGCGTCGGCTTTTAAGGCTGCTCTTGGGCAGGGTGCGGTCGCAGGCGCGCCTGCATGCGCCCTGCCCCGCACTTGATTCATTTTTACCCGTTCAGCTTCGAACGCTTATCAGGACACGACGTGAAAACTTCCCTATTGACTCCCCTGGCGCTCGCATTGATCGCCGCCTACCACCCGGCCGCCAATGCGCAAAATGAACTGCGCGGTTTCGGCGCGGGCAGCGTGATCTGGACTATCTCGGCCGATGGCAGCACGGTGGGCGGCAGCACCGACTCGCCCGCCGATGTGCCGCTGGCGTCCACCGGCACGGCAGGCTCGGCCATGGCGCCGCTCAGCGGCCTGGGCGCGGACCGCGGCGCCGTCTTCGGCCTGTCGGCCGACGGCAAGGTGGCCACGGGCGCGTACCTCGTCGGCAGCGAGTTTCATGCCTTTCGCTGGACATCCGCCGGGCTGGTCGACCTGGGCACGCTGGCCGTTGGCGGCAGCAGCCAAGGCCGCGCGGTTTCAGGCGACGGCAATGTGGTCGTGGGCGAAGCGGTGCTGGCCAGCGGCGCCAAACGCGCCGTGCGCTGGACGCAGGCGGGCATCCAGAACATCGCCGCCGGCTTTACCAACGGCGACAGCTCCGCGGCGGCAACCTCACATGACGGCTCGGTGATCGTCGGGGTCAAGACGACCGGCACCATCACCCACGCCTTTCGCTGGACGGAGGCCGCAGGCATGCAAGACCTGGGGTCGCTGCTGGGCGGGCCGCAAGCCGACCCTTACAGCGAGGCGACCGGCGTCTCCGGAAGCGGTGACGTGGTGGTGGGCGTGAGCCAGGCCGCGGGCGGCGGCCGGCACGCGTTCAGGTGGAACACCACCGGCGGCATGTCGGACCTGGGCACGCTGGGCGGACGCGACAGCCAGGCCAACGCGGTGTCAGCCAACGGCCTCGTCGTGGTCGGGCAGGCGCAAAAGGCCGACACCAGTTCACACGCCTTCCGCTGGACGGAAACCACCGGCATGCAGTCGGTGGCCGACTGGCTGGCCGGCGCCGGCGTGGACAGCAGCCGCTGGGAGCTGGAGCGCGCCACCGCCACCAACGCCGACGGCAGCATCGTGGTGGGCACCGGGCGCAACGGCAACATTGACGAGGCGTGGCTTGCGCGCGTGTCGCCCATCGGCTCGGGCGTGATGCAACCGGCCAACTACACCCAAAGCCTGAATGCGGTCAACGCATCGTTTCACCATGCCCAATCGCTCACGCGCATGATTCTTTGGGGCAGCCACCACCGCCCGCTGATGTCGTACGGCGACCTGGCCGGGCAAAGCTGTTTCTGGGCGACGGGCGATGCCGGGCAACACACGGGCGGGCGCGACAGCAGCGAGACCCTGGCCGAAGTCGGCGTCTGCCGTGACTTCGCGGCGGGTGCGGTGCGCGCCGGCCTCGGCCTGGGCTACAGCCGGCAAAACCAGCATCTGGGCGAGTTCGGCAGCAACCGCCTGGCCGGCAACCACGTGGTGGCGGAGGTGAACTACCAGCTGCCTTCCGGCCCGCAACTTTCAGCCACCGCGGTATGGGGCAACTGGCGCAGCGACATCCGCCGTGGCTACGCGGGCGGCGCCGGCACCGACCACTCGCAGGGCAGTACGGACGTGAAGTCCACCGCCCTGCGCCTGCACGCGGACTGGAACCAGGCCTGGACGGCGGGCGCTGTGGCGCTGTCGCCGTATGTGGCGCTGACCAGCACGCGCACCACCCGCGGCGCCTATACCGAAACGGGCGGCGGCTTTCCGGCGCGGTTTGACGACCAGGCGCACTCGTCGCTTGAGTCGCGCGTCGGGCTTGCTTCATCACATGCCATCAACGGTGCCACCCAGCTGCGCGGATCGCTGGAGCTGGCGCACCGTTTTGACGGCAACGGCCCTGCGCTGAACGGCCAGGCACTCGGGCTTTTTTCCTTCAACCAGAGCGGCGCAGAGACGCGCCGCTCGTGGATGCGTGCCGGCGTGGACCTGGACCACCGCCTGAGTCGCAACACCGTTCTGAGCTTTTCCGTGCATGCCGCGTCGCGCGGCGAAGACCCTGGCCTCTCGGCGGCGCTCAGCCTGCGCGTCGGGTTCTGAATCATCTGAAAGGACTCACCCATGTCAATTTCTTCCCTCTCCTCGCCGGCTCGTGTTATGGCCTGCGCAACCTTGCTTGCAAGCTCCTTTCACGCCCAGGCCACCGACCTGCTCAACGGCGTGCTGCAACAGGCAATCGGCCACGCCATCTCGCAGGGCCTGCAAAAAGCCGCAACGCCGGACCAGCCCGTGCGCCCTGACCCGGGCAAACAAGTGACCATGCCCGAGCCGGCCTACAGTGCAAAGGCAAAAGCCGCACCTGCGGAAAGACTGGAGAGCAGCGACAGCTTTCCACCACGCTATATCGCCCAGGCCTGGCAGCAACCGGCCAGCATCACCAGCATGCCCGGCGAAGCATCCAGCGTGAGAGGCTATGTCGAACCCGTGCCGGCGTATGGCGGCAAGCTCTCCGTCGCCGGCGCACCACAGATGCGCCTGAAGCTCGACGCGCTGTATGCCCTGCTGCTCAGTCAGGCGCCCCTGGCCAATCCGCAAGGCGTGAGCCTGATCAGCGGCGGCGGCTTCGGCCACAGGCGCGGCGGGCCCATGGGGCCGGCCGTGGCGGCCAGCCTGACGGTGCGCGCCCACCCCATCAAGCTGGCAGACAAGTCCACGGTGCGCCATGCCGACGGCAGCGCGCACACCCCGGGTAAAGGCGACAGCCTGACGGTAGTGGTCAATGACCTGGATGTGATTTCCGATTCGACGGTGCTGGGCACCTACAACGGCCTGACACTGCTGCGGCGCAGCGGCGGCTACCAGCTGGTGGCGATGAACACCACAAGGCCGCTGCTGGTCAACGGCACGATCAATAAAGACCTGATCGACGCTTCACGGCCGCCGTCGGACATCCAGTTCATGGTGGCCTACGTGGTGACATCCAAAGCGACCTGGACCGCGCTGCCCAAAGGCCAGGTGCATCCGGCCAGCGCCACGGGCCGCCTGCTGGGCACCTTGTTCACGGCGGACTGGGCCAACATGCTCAGGCAGATTGACCAGAAAGGACAACCATCATGAACAAGGCCGGGAAGCCCGTATGGAGATGCCTGCGGACGGCGGCGCAGATAGCGCTGATGGCTGCCTTGACCGTGGAGTCGCTGTGGGCCCAAACACCGCAGACGCCGCCACCGCCTGAGGAAGCCACGGCAGCGGCAGAACCCGCTGCAGCCGATGCGGCAATGGCCCGCTACGGACACCAGCCGGCCGGTGTCAAAAAGATGAGCGATGCGCGCATGACCTGCGCGCAAATTCAGGCAGAAACAGAGACCCTGCAGACCAAACTGAATGAACAGCAGGCTCAAGCCATGGCCACGCTCGCGGCCGCCGAAGATTCGCGCCAGAAAATGCTGCAGCAGACCGGCGGAGGGCTCAGCTCGCTGCAAAGCGGCGCCTCCACGGCAACGGGCCTGCTCAGCATGATTCCCGGGGTCGGCATGGTGGCCGGCATGTTCGGCGGTCTCAGCGCTCAGGCCACCATGAACTCCCGGATGGCCGAAGCACAGCAAACCACCAACGCCATGATGGCCACCCAGCAAAAGGCCATGGATGCGCAGATGGCCATGGCGGCCACACAAGCGCGCCACGAACATCTGGTGGAGATGTTTCTGGCCAAAAACTGCAAGCTGCAGGCACAGCCCTGAGGACGAAAGCCGGCCTTACAAGCCCGCCTCAAGCCGCAGCTTCAACCTGCGAAGGTCTGCCGGAACCTGCCTTGCCAGCAGAAAGCTGATGAGCGGTTCGAGCGGGCGAAACGGCCCCGTGTCACGCACATTCAGGGTGTAAGTGAACCGGGTGCCGAGTGGACCGGCACAAAACTCCCGGCTGCCATCGCAGCGCACAGGGCCGGACACCGTGCGAAACGCCGTACGGCCGGGCGTGTAGTCGGTCACCTCGGCGAGGATGACAGTCCGCAACCCCATCACCCGGAAGATTTCCCGCGTGCGCGCGCCGGGCGCCACCGGTCCGCCGGATTCATACGCCATGGAAAGAACGCCTCGCCGCCATGCCGAATCGTTGGCGTAGTCACCGGCATACCCGAATGCGGCCAGCGGTGAACACCGCATGTCTTCTACACAAGAGACGGTGAACATCGCTTTCCCTTTCGTTTGTCTCGTTTCATATGCCGATCCATCAGCAGATCCACATGCTGCTCATCAATTTTAGGAAGGCCGGCGCAAGGGCGCCCCCCTCAAGTCAGGGGGAGATGCGCCTTGGAGACAGCTGAAAAAAACCCCATGGGGCTTCACAGTCCGGATCAGTGTTTAGCATCAAATCGGCCTATAGCCCAATAAACACCTGGGCTGATAGCTCCTTAATTGATAGCAACCGGGGGGTCTTGGCAGGCTTGCAGCCGGCATCCGCCCTCATCCAGCCCGCGTCCTGTTCGTCGGTTTAGGCCTACAAAAACCATCGCCGGCCTCGCTGGCTTGGCCCTGCATCGCTGCGGACAATCACAGTCATCATGCCCAGCAACGCGGCCCCGGCCTCCGCAAATCCTTTCTTCGCCTTTGCATCCACCGCGTGGCCGCACGTGCGCCGGTGGGGCTTGCCGGTGTTCGGCATCCTCGTGCTGGGCCTGCTGGCGTCGCATGCGCACAAGGTCGACTGGGTGGGCGCCTGGGAGGCGCTGTGGCGCTACTCCCCTCTTCTATTACTGGCCGTGCTGGGCCTGGCCACCCTCAGCCACGCGCTGTATGGCTGCTTTGACCTGCTGGGCCGGCACCACACCAAGCACAAGCTGCCGCGCCTGCAGGCGTGGGCGATTGCGGTGACGAGTTATGCCTTCAACCTGAACCTGGGCTCGCTGGTGGGTGGCGTGGCCTTGCGCGCGCGGCTGTATGCGCGGGCCGGGCTCGACGAAGCCACGATTGCACAAATCGTGGGCATCAGCCTGGCGACCAACTGGCTGGGTTACGGGCTGGTGGCGGGTAGCCTGTTTGCGGCGGGGCTGATCGCGCCGCCCAGCCAAGCGCACATCGGCGCCGACGCTTTGCGGGTGCTGGGTGTCGGCATGGTGCTGTTGGCGCTGGGCTATGTGGTGGCCTGCGCTTTTGCACGCGGGCGGACGTGGCGTGTGCGGGGCAAGAATTTACAGCTGCCTTCTGCGCGACTGGCGGTGGTGCAGCTGCTGCTGTCAGCCGCCAACTGGGCGTTGATGGGCGCGGCCATGTATTTGCTGCTCGGTCAGAAGGTGCCTTACGGCATCACGCTGGGTGTATTGATGGCCGCGTCCATCATCGGCGTGATCATGCCGATACCGGGTGGCCTGGGGGTGATTGAGGCGGTGTACCTGGCGCTGCTGTCGGGCAGTGTGCGGCAGGGGGCGTTGATGGGGGCGGTGCTGGCTTACCGGGCGCTGTATTACTTGTTGCCGCTGGCGGGGGGATTGGTGCTTTATGTTTTGCTGGAGAGGTATACGGCCTCGCAGGCTGTTGGTAGTTCTGGCTGAGCTTGGCGAAGCCCTGCTCTCCCCCTCCCCGTTCGGGCTGAGCGTGTCGAAGCCTGGTGTGCTCCGGCGATGTGGTTTTTGCTGAGGCTTGCTGGCCGGGGGTTGCCCGGTAGCAACTCACTTTTCTTTTGCTTCGCCAAAAGAAAGTAAGCAAAGAAAAGGCGACCCTGCTGGCTGCGTCCCTTCGCTTCGCTACGGGCGACCTGCGGTGCTCGATTCAGGCGGGTCTCGCTAAACTCGCTTCGCTCAAACAACGCGATCCCTGATCCGCCTGAAACTCCGCTCCTCGGCGCATCCAGAAGGGGGTGGAGACAGGAATATCAAACTGCCGAATACCAATACCGAATACCAAAAGAATCAAGGACTCGCCACGGCGAGTCCTTGTTGGATTTGTCTTCGGTATTTGCCTTCTGTCCCCGCTCCCGATTGCCCCTTGTGGATGCGCCGAGGAGCGGAGGACCAGACGGATCAGGGCAAAAACTTGTTTGAGCCGAAGGCGAGTTGTTTTTGACCCCGGCTGGGCCGAGCACCGCAGGTTGCCCGCAGCGAAGCGGAGGGACGCAGGAACCAGGGTCGCCTTTCTTTTGCTTACTTTTGGTGTTTGCGTAACTTCGCTACGCGAAGTGAGCAAACCCCGCGCGCATAGCGCGCCTTTGGCGAACAAAGAAAACCCGCTTTGCGGGTTTCGGTAAAAGTGAGTTGCCGCCGGCAACCCCGGCTCCGGAACTCAACAACTCGGCGCTCGAAACAACCAGGGGCTTCGATACCTCAGCCCGAACAGAGGGGAGGCTTCGACAGGCTCAGCCCGAACGGGTGCGGGGTGCGGGGTGCGGGGTGCGGGTGCGGGTGCGGGGGACCTGCGCAAAACCCCGCTCATCAACCCCGCTTGGGAATCGTCAACCCCTTCACCACCGCAGGCCGCGCCACAAAAGCCGCCAGCACCCGCTTCACATTCGCAAAGCTCTCAAACTCCACCAGGCCGCCAGCCTCATAAAAGCCATTGAGGTTGCGCACCCACGGAAAGATCGCGATGTCAGCGATCGTGTACTCGTCACCCATCATCCAGTTGCGGCCTTCAAGGTGTTTGTCGAGCACGCCGAGCAGGCGTTTGGATTCGGCGACGTAGCGGTCGCGCGGGCGTTTGTCTTCGTACTCCTTGCCGGCAAACTTGTGGAAGAACCCCAGCTGGCCGAACATCGGGCCGATGCCGCCCATCTGGAACATCACCCATTGAAGGGTTTCATAACGGCCCGCGGTGTCGGCAGGAATAAGTTTGCCGGCCTTCCCGGCCAGGTAGACCAGGATGGCGCCGGATTCAAACAAAGCCAGCGGCTGGCCGTCGGGGCCGTTCGGGTCAATGATGGCGGGGATCTTGTTGTTGGGGTTGAGCGAGAGGAACGCCGGCGACATCTGGTCGTTGGTTTCAAAGTTCACCAGGTGCGGCTCATAGGCCAGGCCCAGTTCTTCCAGCAGGATCGAAACCTTGACGCCGTTGGGCGTGGGCAGCGAATAGAGCTGGATGCGCTCCGGGTGCTGGGCGGGCCATTTTTGGGTGATGGGGAAGTCTTTGGGGAAGGTCTTGGAGGGGTTTTTGGATTTGGTCATGGCGGGTATGAGGGTGTTTTGACGGAGCGAAACTGAATTTCAGCGCCAATGTAGCCCAAGCTGCCCAATCCTGCGCGTGGCAGGGAATTGCCCGGCCAAGCGCCAAATTCATGTCCAATACAGGGATGGAAGCACCGAACACCGACCAGCGCCTGACCGAACTCGAGATCAAGGCCAGCTTTACCGAAGACCTGCTGGACCAGCTCGACAAGGTCATCGTGCGCCAGCAGCAGCAAATCGACGCCCTGCTGCGCGAGGTGGCCGAGCTCAAGGCCAGCCCGGTGCGCGACGGCGACATCACCACCGCACGCAGCCTGCGCGACGAGCTGCCGCCGCACTTCTAGGCGGGGTTCACCAGAGGTTCTTGCCGTCGATCACGGTCACGGGCGCTTCGGCCGCGTCGAAGTTGTCAATGAGCCGCGCGTTGAGGCCGATGCTGCGCGTGACGCCGTCCCACTTGCCGTCCATCTCGAACGCCGGGCTGTCTGAATAGGTGTACACACCGCAGCCGGCGCAGAAGTGGTGCGCGACCATCTTGCTTTGCCAGCGGTAGATGGCGTCGCCGTCAGGCGATGAGGTGACATGGAACTGCTCGGGCGCGTAGTAGGCCCGCAGGGGGCCGCTTTTGGCGCAGAACGAACAGGTGCAGCGCGTGAGCTGCTCAGGGATGTCACCCTCGACGCGGAAGGTGTTCTTGCCGCAATGGCAGCTGGCCGTGATCGTCATACAAGGCTCCTTTTGTGAGGCTCGGGCACGTCATGATAGTTGCGCATCGCCATATCGCAAACACACAAAAGCACACACAAAAGCCCGCCGGCGTTTCCACCGGCGGGCTCTCGGCAAACCGATGCAGCGGGTTACATCGCGCTCATCAGTTCCTGCTTGCGGGCGGTGATTTGCTCGCCCAGTTCGGTCATGTCCAGGCTGGTGGCTCGCGCCTTGGGGAAGATCTCGTTTTGTTCTTCCTTGACGTGGTGCTTCACGTACTCAGACATGACCTTGATCTTCGCGTCAAACATTTCGCCGTCGGGCTCGATGCCTTCGACTTGCGCGATCAGATCTTTCAGCGTGGCGTGTTCCACGTTGGCTTCAGGAATAAGTTCGTGGTCTTTCAGGGCGGCTTTGACGGCCGGGTAGAAGATTTCTTCTTCGACCTGCGCATGCACTGTCAGCTCCTTGCAGATCTGCGCCACCAGATCCTTCTTTTTGGAAGTCGAGCGGCTTTTTTCGTATTGCTCAAACAGGTCGCTCACCAGTTTGTGGTCGGCCCGCAGCAGTGCAGTCGCCTCTTTGGGTGCTGCTGCTTTGGATGCGGGGGATTTGCTGGTCGAAGTCTTGGTTGCGGTGGGCATGATTTTTCCTTGGTGGGGTCTGATGGTCAGGGTTGGTAATTTCGCCGCAGCTGCTTCAAGCGGGATAGAAGCAGGCTGTAGTGCTATCTTTTCCGGCATGCGTATGGCGCAGGGTAGTCAAACCCAGCCACGCCTTGTAGGAAAGTGTGAAGCGGGTACATCGTTGCGCGGCGGGCCCCAAATCAACCGGCAAGCGCAGACGTAACGGTGTTGATTCTTAGGGAAAAGACTGAATACCGCCGTCACAAGCCTGGACTAAGCTGCATGGCAAAACCCGGCCAGCCCCCGCCGAACCACCATACAACCCGAAAGCAGGTGCACCCCATGCCACTTCCCCCTGATTTCAAGTCATCGGACTTTTCCATCGGTTCCATTTCAGACACCCAGCTGGTCAACCTGGCCAAGCTGGCCGGTGTGTTGGTAGAGGGTGAAGCCCTGACGCCGGAGTTGCAGGAATACACCCTGCTGATCATGGAAAAGTGCGCCGACGTAGGCGACAAGTACACCAGCGCCAAACACGGGCGCACCGCGGGCGACGAGATACGGGCGTTGTTCGGCGTGTATTGATCTGTATCGCCGCGCCTTGACGCGGCTTGGGCTCCATTCAGGTCCTTTGACCTCCCGCGCAAAGTTTTGCGCATCCCGACATCCCTCTAAAGGTTGCACCGCCCCGTGGCAGCAGGCCAGCGTGGACGGCGGCTCAC harbors:
- a CDS encoding GFA family protein translates to MTITASCHCGKNTFRVEGDIPEQLTRCTCSFCAKSGPLRAYYAPEQFHVTSSPDGDAIYRWQSKMVAHHFCAGCGVYTYSDSPAFEMDGKWDGVTRSIGLNARLIDNFDAAEAPVTVIDGKNLW
- a CDS encoding hemerythrin domain-containing protein, with product MPTATKTSTSKSPASKAAAPKEATALLRADHKLVSDLFEQYEKSRSTSKKKDLVAQICKELTVHAQVEEEIFYPAVKAALKDHELIPEANVEHATLKDLIAQVEGIEPDGEMFDAKIKVMSEYVKHHVKEEQNEIFPKARATSLDMTELGEQITARKQELMSAM